A segment of the Verrucomicrobiia bacterium genome:
AGCTGTGGATCGGCGATCCAGCGGAGATCAAGGCCAAGCGAGTGAAAAAGCAGAAGACCGACCGCAAGGATGCCCAACTTCTGCTCAGGCTGATGCGGGAAAAGAACTTCCCGCAAATCTGGGTACCGAGCCCGGAGAATCGAGATCTCAGGCAACTGTTGTGGCACCGGCATCGCTTGGTGCAGATGCGCACACGGATCATGAATCAGTTGCAGGCGTTGGCCATGAACGAGGGCTATCGCTGGAAGAAAAAACTGTTCAGCGAACAGGGGCGAGCACAGTTAGAGAAGCTCACGCTGGCTCCTTGGGCCAGTCGACGGCGGCAAGAGTTGCTGGACCGCATGAATCCGACGATTGAGGAGTTAACCGCAGCCGTCGAGCTGGAAGCCAGAACGCGACCCGAAGTGCTGCAGCTGATGACCCATCCCGGTGTTGGTCCGCTTACGGCACTCGCCTACGTGTTGATCATCGGAACTCCGACTCGGTTTTCTCGTGGCAAGCAGATCGGCACCTACGTGGGAATGATTCCGAGTGAGGACTCCAGTGCTGGCAAGCAACGGCTGGGGCACATCAGCAAGCAAGGCAGTTCCTTGTTGCGCTTCTTGCTGGTGGAGGCGGCCCAAGCAGCAGCGCGTAACCATCCTGACTGGCGACGTCGGTACATACGCTTGGCCATGCGTCGACACAGAAGCATTGCCAAGGTAGCGATGGGACGTAGGCTGGCGATCCGGTTGTACTGGATGTGGCGAAATGGTTGTGAGTATTCGCAGTCGTTAGAGTTCGGTTCGTACGCGGGACAGCTCGGTACCGGACATGGCGCGAAGTTGAACGCCTAAGTTCACGCCGGACGGGCTTCACTGAACTCCGCACGACCTCGAATTGTCCTCCCTCGACAACTCTTCCTAACCGCATCGTCTTCCGAGTGTGTTGATTGTCAGGGTCAATTCGCACCGGTCCTTCTGTAGCTTCAAAGTGCTGGTCACGTAGCTCTTCCCGAACGGCACGCACGTCAAATGTTGGCGCAGTATAGGCTAAGGGAGCGAAACAGAATGGGAAGTAATGGCGCAGTACGGGAAAGGATGCACGCTATCTCAGCAAGCTTTGGCGCCTATTGGCAAGGACGGGGCAGGGTAATCGCAAGCTGATTATTCGCCTTTCACGCAACGTTTGCTGTTCGGAAGCTGGAATCCGGCATGCCACTTGTCCAGAAAAGCCGCGCGGGCGTCACATGGTCCCGATAAGATTGACGAATACGCCTTTGTGGTTGTACTTCAGATCGGTCAGGTCGTCGGAGAAGTCGGTGAAGTTGTAGCCGACGCCAGCCTTCAGGTTCTTGCTAATATGACGATAGATCGCGGCCAGCGCGCCGCGGCGCCGTTGACTTATATCCGGCAAGTAAAGCGTTCGCACCTCCGCCAGGCCATCCCATGCCTTGAGGAACCGCCAGTCCACGCGCAACACCGCGAGCTGCCCGGCGTTGTCGAAGAAATTCGGGTGCACGCGATCGAGGCTTTCCTGTCCCATGCGGTAGGCGTACTTGCCTCCGAGGGACCAATTCGCCGTGAGGTCGTAGGTCAGGTCGAGCGCGGCGATGTGGCTCTTCTGAAGGAACTCGGCCGCAGTGTTCTGCAATCCCACCTGACCCGTGGTCGGCACGTTATAGAAGTACGTGTACTTGACCAGGGCGTTCAGCCGGTCGTTCCTCACTGGACGGTACGCGTAGCCGACCACGGCCTCGGTGTAGCCGCCAGCATAGAACTCGCCGAGCGAGCTATCACTGGTCGAGCGGTCCAGCTTGCCGATCAA
Coding sequences within it:
- a CDS encoding IS110 family transposase, which produces MHFFVEETGECGEQELNHSDGQAEKFYRDLKQRGISVRVGMEATGYSRWFERLLAELGFELWIGDPAEIKAKRVKKQKTDRKDAQLLLRLMREKNFPQIWVPSPENRDLRQLLWHRHRLVQMRTRIMNQLQALAMNEGYRWKKKLFSEQGRAQLEKLTLAPWASRRRQELLDRMNPTIEELTAAVELEARTRPEVLQLMTHPGVGPLTALAYVLIIGTPTRFSRGKQIGTYVGMIPSEDSSAGKQRLGHISKQGSSLLRFLLVEAAQAAARNHPDWRRRYIRLAMRRHRSIAKVAMGRRLAIRLYWMWRNGCEYSQSLEFGSYAGQLGTGHGAKLNA